A genomic window from Osmerus eperlanus chromosome 5, fOsmEpe2.1, whole genome shotgun sequence includes:
- the dus2 gene encoding tRNA-dihydrouridine(20) synthase [NAD(P)+]-like: protein MTSNAVGRLSFRNIAALAPMVRVGTLPMRLLALDLGADIVYSEELIDIKMAQCERVVNEVLETVDFVAPDEKIMFRTCRKEKDRVVFQMGTANPERALRVAQLVENDVAAIDVNMGCPKEYSTKGGMGAALLSDPDKIEAILTTLVKGVSKPVTCKIRILPTLEDTVNLARRVEKTGVAAIAVHGRLKEERPSHPVHCDYIQAVAEALNIPVIANGGSLDLVKTYDDIEPFRSAAGSSSVMLARAAMWNPSVFRRQGMLAVEQVIEDYIKYAVRYDNHAFNTKYCICQMLRDRVESPAGKRLHSAQTNAEISEIFGLKEFYEKTQAELQVRREAVKTNLNPPELSVTVGDVTMMSVKFERREYSAEVSPKMYLLEWSRQQKLEQPRYDTAQRTQDRAFQSTVTMAARRYRSTLWEKSKKYAEQAAAVVCLRVLGLPEGRVGEENQGLVGKRKRERMRSPPDQDTAEEQGGRKRHLSLHLQPQVSKGSAAVVTNGVRLQTDGP from the exons ATGACCTCGAACGCAGTTGGAAGGCTGAGTTTTCGCAACATAGCAGCACTCGCGCCGATGGTACGTGTGGGTACCCTGCCCATGAGACTGCTGGCTCTGGACTTGGGTGCAGACattgtgtacagtgag GAGCTGATCGATATAAAAATGGCACAATGTGAAAGGGTGGTGAATG AGGTGTTGGAGACGGTGGATTTTGTTGCCCCAGATGAGAAAATTATGTTCAGGACCTGCCGGAAAGAAAAGGACAGAGTTGTATTTCAAATG GGAACCGCTAACCCAGAAAGAGCGCTGAGAGTGGCACAGCTTGT AGAGAATGATGTGGCCGCAATCGATGTGAACATGGGCTGTCCAAAGGAATACTCCACCAAG GGTGGGATGGGAGCAGCTCTCCTCTCTGATCCTGACAAAATCGAGGCA ATTCTTACTACACTCGTCAAAGGAGTTTCTAAACCAGTGACGTGCAAAATCAGAATCTTACCCACA CTGGAGGACACCGTAAACCTGGCCAGGAGGGTAGAGAAGACTGGTGTGGCTGCCATTGCTGTGCACGGCAG GTTAAAGGAGGAGAGGCCGAGTCACCCTGTTCACTGCGACTACATCCAGGCCGTGGCTGAGGCCCTGAACATCCCTGTCATTGCCAA CGGAGGGTCCCTGGATCTGGTTAAGACCTACGATGACATAGAGCCGTTCCGGAGCGCGGCCGGATCCTCGTCTGTGATGCTGGCTCGGGCCGCCATGTGGAACCCCTCCGTGTTCCGCCGTCAGGGGATGCTGGCTGTGGAACAGGTCATCGAAGATTACATCAAATAT GCCGTACGCTATGACAACCATGCCTTTAACACCAAGTACTGCATCTGTCAGATGCTCAGGGACAGGGTGGAGTCTCCGGCGGGGAAGCGACTCCACTCTGCCCAGACCAACGCAGAGATCAG TGAGATCTTTGGGCTTAAGGAATTCTATGAGAAGACTCAGGCAGAACTACAGGTCAGGAGAGAGGCCGTTAAGACTAACCTCAACCCCCCTGAGCTCTCCGTTACAGTCGGGGACGTCACCATGATGTCTGTCAAATTTGAAAG gagggAGTACTCGGCAGAAGTCAGCCCTAAGATGTATCTTCTGGAATGGAGCCGTCAGCAGAAACTGGAGCAGCCACGATATGACACA GCACAGCGCACTCAAGACCGGGCCTTCCAGTCCACTGTCACCATGGCAGCAAGAAGATACAGGTCCACATTGTG gGAGAAATCGAAGAAGTATGCGGAGCAGGCGGCGGCGGTGGTGTGTCTGCGAGTGCTGGGACTGCCGGAGGGCCGTGTGGGCGAGGAGAACCAGGGCCTGGTGggcaagaggaagagggagaggatgaggagccccCCCGACCAGGACACTGCCGAGGAGCAGGGGGGCCGGAAGAGACACCTGTCTCTTCACCTCCAACCGCAGGTGTCTAAAGGAAGTGCTGCCGTGGTTACTAACGGTGTACGCCTCCAGACCGACGGGCCGTGA
- the nfatc3b gene encoding nuclear factor of activated T-cells, cytoplasmic 3: MTTVNCSSNEELDFGLTFGVDTQQHSLGPAGGEPDDSTPYYTQVLANQPTGQHPSPPTFQDPSSIHRHQPSYEVHSSQYSSLGHPKAFDCPSIQITSIAPNSHQEAGSCHNAVPARGLEGERPGPDRSWSRDHLYLPLEPGYRDATLSPSPCSSLSSRSWLSDLSSCESFSHIYDDVEAELNEAAAGVTLGSPLASPLPSPGCGGGAFGVEIWQLQYQHPLNSLSSYQSPRQSPCASPRHSPRTSVTDENWLNPRPPSRSSSRPTSPCGKRRHSSADVGARSPSPHHSPSPTPGHSPRGSVTEDTWGGSPAAGLMDVDVPSKTRRTSRAHMVLLAGQGDSGLDDPGIGLPQLDSSVEECVAGLNQDGLAELFLSVPSHFTWNKPKQGNPPLFRLSSPPSLDCPLPSQDGQYELKIEVQPKAHHRAHYETEGSRGAVKAVSGGHPVVKLLGYSETPVNLQVFIGTADDRFLRPHAFYQVHRVTGKTVSTACQENIITSTKVLEIPLLPENSMSNSIDCAGILKLRNSDIELRKGETDIGRKNTRVRMAFRVHIPQPGGRMLCLQAASVPIECSQRSAQELPQVDSFSPVSCSVNGGEELVITGSNISPESKVIFVEKGPDGRTQWEVDANVIQEKSNSSSIVVDIPAYHSKTVTSTVQVQFYVSNGKRKRSQTQGFTYLGAATHHYPAVGDSTIVTKHMKQEHSDFDYVPHNPSTCYPISTQLRPTDQAFPQDTPFYGSPEDPVPCGRPPQPGCYSLGSSPQQPSPQLHGYLTNIGHQRISPMQAVNPKPASLTRPSYNPTPYSVPYSNQPCSVMASCGHQFHPQIQAQATVAASMSSRREGMTYQSAIQPQLASSSPQPASQARAHAPAQGYSLSYHCSHTGSDQAEASHHTLKYHPTRDVSSSYSPAPAAPACSIPPSASPVGSPRRQAPSLGPSRTSLASDPQKTLDPAPHSLFSNSGDRVSIKQEPEEKLHEITLDDVNEIIDRDISQIGSVAEAVLPGQDRYGWDQTSGETALQFCGLH, translated from the exons ATGACTACAGTTAATTGTAGCAGTAATGAGGAGCTGGACTTCGGACTTACTTTCGGGGTAGACACGCAACAACATTCGCTAGGCCCCGCAG GTGGAGAACCTGATGACAGCACACCTTACTACACCCAAGTTTTGGCCAACCAACCTACCGGTCAACATCCATCTCCACCTACTTTCCAAGACCCCAGTAGCATCCACCGGCACCAACCTAGTTATGAAGTCCACAGTTCCCAATACAGTTCCTTGGGGCACCCCAAGGCATTCGACTGCCCAAGCATCCAGATTACCTCCATAGCCCCTAACAGTCACCAGGAGGCGGGAAGCTGTCACAATGCAGTGCCagccagggggctggagggggaacgCCCTGGCCCTGACAGGTCCTGGTCCAGGGACCACCTGTACCTGCCTCTGGAGCCTGGCTACCGGGACGCCACCCTGAGCCCCAGTCCCTGCAGCAGCCTGTCCTCCCGCAGCTGGCTGTCCGACCTCTCCTCCTGCGAGTCTTTCTCCCACATCTACGATGACGTGGAGGCTGAGCTGAACGAGGCGGCAGCCGGGGTCACTCTGGGGTCTCCgttagcctctcctctcccctctcccggcTGTGGAGGCGGGGCGTTCGGCGTGGAGATCTGGCAGCTGCAGTACCAACACCCTCTCAATTCCCTCTCGTCTTACCAGTCCCCGCGCCAGTCACCCTGCGCCTCCCCACGCCACTCCCCTCGCACCAGCGTCACGGACGAGAACTGGCTCAACCCTCGCCCGCCCTCCCGGTCATCCTCCAGGCCCACGTCACCCTGTGGGAAGAGACGGCACTCCAGCGCTGATGTCGGCGCCCGCTCCCCCTCCCCGCACCACTCTCCAAGCCCCACCCCGGGACACTCCCCCCGGGGCAGCGTGACGGAGGACACCTGGGGGGGCAGCCCTGCCGCTGGCCTGATGGACGTGGATGTTCCCTCCAAGACCCGGAGGACCTCCAGGGCCCACATGGTTCTTCTGGCAGGACAGGGGGACTCTGGGCTGGACGACCCAGGAATAGGGCTGCCTCAGCTGGACTCATCTGTGGAGGAATGTGTGGCCGGTCTAAACCAGGATGGTCTGGCCGAGTTGTTCCTCTCAGTCCCCTCACACTTCACCTGGAACAAACCCAAGCAGGGCAACCCTCCACTTTTCAG GCTCtcatctccaccctctctagactgccccctccccagccaGGACGGCCAGTATGAGCTGAAGATCGAGGTGCAGCCCAAGGCTCACCACCGGGCCCACTATGAGACCGAGGGCAGCAGGGGAGCCGTCAAGGCCGTCTCCGGGGGACACCCTGTCGTTAAG CTtcttggctacagtgagacacCAGTCAACCTACAGGTGTTCATCGGGACAGCAGACGATCGTTTTTTGAGACCACATGCCTTCTACCAGGTGCATCGGGTAACTGGGAAAACTGTGTCTACTGCCTGCCAGGAAAACATCATAACCAGCACCAAAGTTCTCGAAATACCTCTCCTCCCAGAAAACAGTATGTCCAACAG CATTGACTGTGCGGGAATCTTGAAGTTGAGGAATTCGGACATCGAACtcaggaaaggagagacagacatcGGCCGCAAAAACACTCGCGTGAGGATGGCCTTCCGTGTGCACATCCCACAGCCCGGAGGCAGGATGCTGTGTCTGCAGGCCGCCTCGGTTCCTATAgaatgct CCCAGCGGTCGGCCCAGGAACTGCCCCAGGTTGACAGCTTCAGTCCAGTCAGCTGCTCTGTGAATGGAGGCGAGGAGCTGGTCATCACAGGCTCAAACATCTCCCCAGAGTCCAAGGTCATCTTTGTGGAGAAAGGCCCTG ATGGTCGCACACAGTGGGAAGTTGATGCAAACGTGATACAAGAGAAAAGTAACAGT TCCAGCATTGTGGTGGACATCCCTGCTTACCACAGTAAGACCGTGACCTCGACAGTCCAGGTGCAGTTCTACGTGTCAAACGGAAAGAGGAAAAGGAGCCAAACTCAGGGCTTCACGTACCTCGGTGCTGCAACACACCACTACCCTGCTGTCGGTGACAGCACCATCGTCACAAAGCACATGAAGCAGGAACACAGTGACTTTGACTACGTTCCCCACAATCCCTCCACCTGTTATCCAATCAGCACGCAGCTGCGCCCTACTGACCAAGCTTTTCCTCAGGACACGCCCTTTTATGGGTCTCCTGAAGACCCAGTGCCTTGTGGGCGTCCTCCCCAGCCGGGGTGCTATTCCCTGGGCTCCTCTCCTCAGCAACCATCCCCTCAGCTCCATGGCTATCTCACCAATATTGGACACCAGCGGATAAGCCCTATGCAGGCCGTCAATCCCAAACCAGCCTCCCTGACTAGGCCGTCATACAACCCCACACCATACAGTGTTCCTTACAGTAACCAACCCTGCTCTGTCATGGCTTCCTGCGGACATCAGTTCCATCCACAGATACAAGCGCAGGCCACAGTGGCTGCCTCTATGTCCTCGCGGAGAGAAGGCATGACATACCAGAGTGCCATACAGccccagctagctagctctagtccCCAGCCGGCCAGCCAAGCCAGGGCCCACGCCCCAGCCCAGGGGTACTCCCTCAGCTACCACTGCTCACACACAGGGTCCGACCAGGCAGAGGCCTCGCACCACACTCTGAAATACCATCCCACCAGAGAcgtgtcctcctcctactctcctgCCCCTGCAGCGCCAGCCTGCTCCATCCCCCCATCAGCCTCCCCCGTGGGGTCCCCCAGACGCCAGGCACCCTCCCTGGGCCCCAGCAGAACCAGCCTGGCCTCAGACCCCCAGAAGACCCTGGACCCTGCCCCCCACTCTCTGTTCTCCAACTCGGGGGACAGGGTGAGCATCAAGCAGGAACCGGAGGAGAAGCTCCATGAGATCACACTGGATGATG TGAACGAGATTATCGACAGAGACATATCTCAGATTGGCAGTGTTGCAGAGGCTGTCCTGCCAGGACAGGATCGTTATGGCTGGGATCAAACCTCCGGTGAAACCGCTCTACAGTTCTGTGGCCTTCATTAG
- the pdcd2l gene encoding programmed cell death protein 2-like — translation MAETHEVTLIGVCDGAIGDGKRYPLLYLTNKVGGLPDVLPVISWQYPSCVLCNGILAHVVQVYCPLEASLYHRTLHLLACPNPQCSSKSESWKVLRSQCLESEIKPSPELSPSPHSPGTEAPIAATDWCDGADDWGMEDEEESACLSDTTQTQVKTTEENLEPVMRTAELDVSGRLRDLCLGEREAIQLDIPTFSPFYVSVVEETDLVEPADLHHAQNLLKEYERREGVAVAELGTCDGGGDEKYEKTRARHGDAVFSRFMKKISLCPEQILRYCWNGSPLYISEPPSKMAQMVPVCARCGCSRTFELQLMPALVSLLRSKDCRSEMAVEFGSVLVYTCRNSCWTLGSTSPVEELIFIQQDPDQKLFK, via the coding sequence ATGGCTGAAACACACGAGGTAACTCTTATCGGAGTTTGTGATGGGGCAATTGGCGATGGAAAGAGATATCCCTTATTATATTTGACCAACAAGGTCGGCGGTCTACCGGACGTACTTCCAGTAATATCCTGGCAATACCCCAGCTGTGTTCTTTGCAATGGTATTCTTGCACATGTGGTGCAAGTGTACTGTCCATTGGAGGCGTCTCTCTATCACAGAACTCTGCATTTGTTGGCTTGCCCAAATCCTCAGTGCAGTTCGAAGTCGGAGAGCTGGAAGGTACTGCGTTCTCAATGTCTCGAGTCAGAGATCAAACCAAGTCCAGAGCTTTCTCCGTCTCCCCACAGCCCTGGCACGGAAGCTCCCATCGCTGCCACTGACTGGTGCGATGGCGCTGACGACTGGGGAATGGAAGATGAAGAAGAATCAGCATGTTTAAGTGACACAACCCAAACTCAGGTGAAGACGACCGAGGAAAACCTGGAGCCGGTGATGCGCACCGCAGAGCTGGATGTGAGTGGCAGACTTCGGGACCTCTGTCTTGGTGAGAGGGAGGCGATTCAGCTGGATATCCCCACCTTTAGTCCATTCTATGTCAGCGTAGTGGAGGAGACGGACCTGGTGGAACCGGCCGACCTACATCACGCTCAGAATCTGTTAAAGGAATATGAGCGAAGAGAAGGTGTAGCTGTTGCCGAGCTGGGCACCTGTGACGGAGGCGGAGATGAAAAGTACGAGAAGACCCGGGCCAGACATGGAGATGCGGTCTTCTCCAGATTCATGAAGAAGATCTCCTTGTGTCCTGAGCAGATCTTGCGGTACTGCTGGAACGGGTCGCCTCTTTATATCTCAGAACCTCCTTCGAAAATGGCACAGATGGTGCCGGTGTGCGCTCGCTGTGGCTGCTCTAGGACCTTTGAGCTACAACTGATGCCTGCGTTGGTCAGTTTACTGCGGAGTAAAGATTGTAGGTCGGAGATGGCGGTGGAGTTTGGGTCAGTACTGGTGTACACCTGTAGGAACAGCTGTTGGACATTGGGCTCAACCTCACCTGTAGAAGAGCTTATTTTCATCCAACAAGACCCAGACCAAAAACTCTTTAAATGA
- the LOC134020774 gene encoding E3 ubiquitin-protein ligase AMFR-like isoform X2: MPLLFLERVPWPSLQTYTALSAVLLAATVLSAYNTVTESGELVRYVTEESHTNPEDEEYDLFTSYGDVASDILLYMTTDSAFVWVVVNTACCILMLIAKAIQCIVFGPLRVSEKQHLKEKFWNFIFYKFIFIFGVLNVHTLEEVLMWSLWFAVLVFLHLVVQLCKDRFEYLSFSPSTPLSSHARVLVLLVGLMLACLGLALLCGVLGRGQGIHTVAFMAAECMLVTVRTTHVIIRYSIHLWDLNHEGIWENKGSYVYYTDFFMELSLLGLDLVHHIHMLLVGNIWLSMASLVIFMQLRYLFHEVQKRIRRHKNYLRVIDNMEARFAVATPDELATNDDDCAICWDAMATARRLPCGHLFHNSCLRSWLEQDTSCPTCRMSLDAREGAGERGARQGGPREDGLGPEAEARPHINQHNHFFHFDGSRIASWLPSFSVEVSHTAGLRGSFQTSHAQLSSMARQIQGMFPQVPLQLVLQDLQRTSSLEVTTDNILEGRIQVPLHTQLAEGQARRVGPGPEDGRARPGSEDGRARPGQEDGRARPGQEDGRARPGQEDGRARPGPEDGRARPGPEDGRARPGPEDGRARPGPEDGRARPGPEDGRARPGPEDGRARPGPEDTAPELQEVRGCGFSQSTEERQKMLLQRKDELLLHARRRYQSRSSGDSTYCVTLLTALLYLLC, encoded by the exons ATGCCTTTGCTGTTCTTGGAGAGAGTCCCTTGGCCCAGTCTACAGACGTACACAGCTCTGAGTGCTGTCTTGCTGGCCGCGACAGTCCTGAGTGCTTACAATACTGTCACGGAATCTGGAGAGTTAGTCCGCTATGTCACAGAGGAATCCCATACCAATCCTGAAGACGAGGAGTACGACCTCTTCACCAGCTACGGTGATGTAGCCAGTGATATCCTCTTGTACATGACCACTGACAGTGCTTTTGTTTGG GTGGTGGTGAATACAGCCTGTTGCATCCTAATGCTGATTGCAAAGGCGATCCAGTGCATTGTGTTTGGGCCTCTGCGTGTCAGTGAAAAACAG cacctgaAGGAAAAGTTCTGGAACTTTATCTTCTACAAGTTCATCTTCATCTTCGGGGTCCTGAATGTGCACACGTTGGAGGAGGTGTTGATGTGGTCTCTGTGGTTTGCTGTCCTGGTCTTCCTCCACCTGGTTGTGCAGCTCTGCAAGGACCGCTTTGAATAC TTGTCGTTCTCTCCCAGCACCCCGCTGAGCAGCCATGCGAgggtgctggtgctgctggtgggACTGATGCTGGCGTGTCTGGGCCTAGCGCTGCTCTGCGGGGTGCTGGGACGCGGCCAGGGGATCCACACAGTCGCCTTCATGGCTGCTGAG tGCATGCTGGTTACCGTGAGGACCACTCATGTTATCATCCG GTACTCCATCCACCTGTGGGACCTGAACCACGAGGGGATCTGGGAGAACAAGGGCTCCTACGTCTACTACACGGACTTCTTCATGGAGCTGTCCCTCCTGGGCCTGGACCTCGTACACCACATCCACATGCTG ctcGTGGGGAATATCTGGCTGTCCATGGCCAGCCTGGTGATCTTCATGCAGCTACGCTACCTGTTCCACGAGGTGCAGAAGAGAATACGACGCCACAAGAACTACCTGCGTGTCATCGACAACATGGAGGCCAG GTTTGCTGTGGCCACTCCAGACGAGCTGGCGACCAACGACGATGACTGCGCGATCTGCTGGGACGCCATGGCGACAGCCCGCAGACTCCCCTGCGGACACCTCTTCCACAA CTCCTGCCTGCGCTCGTGGCTGGAACAGGACACCTCGTGCCCTACCTGCCGCATGTCCCTGGACGCCCGCGAGGGggccggggagaggggggccaGGCAGGGGGGCCCCCGCGAGGACGGCCTGGGCCCTGAGGCCGAGGCCCGGCCCCACATCAACCAGCACAACCACTTCTTCCACTTCGATG GTTCTCGTATTGCCAGCTGGCTGCCGAGCTTCTCGGTGGAAGTAAGTCACACGGCCGGCCTGCGGGGCAGCTTTCAGACCAGCCACGCCCAGCTCAGCTCCATG GCCCGTCAGATCCAGGGCATGTTCCCCCAGGTGCCGCTCCAGCTGGTGCTGCAGGACCTGCAGAGGACCAGCTCTCTGGAGGTCACCACTGACAACATCCTAGAGGGGCGCATCCAGgtgcccctccacacacag CTCGCAGAGGGCCAAGCCAGACGTGTGGGCCCCGGCCCGGAAGACGGCCGGGCCCGCCCCGGCTCGGAGGACGGCAGGGCCCGCCCCGGCCAGGAGGACGGCAGGGCCCGCCCCGGCCAGGAGGACGGCAGGGCCCGCCCCGGCCAGGAGGACGGCAGGGCCCGCCCCGGCCCGGAGGACGGCCGGGCCCGCCCCGGCCCGGAGGACGGCAGGGCCCGCCCCGGCCCGGAGGACGGCAGGGCCCGCCCCGGCCCGGAGGACGGCAGGGCCCGCCCCGGCCCGGAGGACGGCAGGGCCCGCCCCGGCCCGGAGGACGGCAGGGCCCGCCCCGGCCCGGAGGACACAGCCCCGGAGCTCCAGGAGGTCAGGGGTTGTGGCTTCTCCCAGTCGACCGAGGAGAGGCAGAAGATGCTGCTTCAGAGGAAGGATGAGCTGCTGCTGCACGCTCGCAG gaggtATCAGAGCAGGAGTAGCGGGGactctacttactgcgttactctacttactgcatTACTCTACTTACTGTGTTAA
- the LOC134020774 gene encoding E3 ubiquitin-protein ligase AMFR-like isoform X1 produces the protein MPLLFLERVPWPSLQTYTALSAVLLAATVLSAYNTVTESGELVRYVTEESHTNPEDEEYDLFTSYGDVASDILLYMTTDSAFVWVVVNTACCILMLIAKAIQCIVFGPLRVSEKQHLKEKFWNFIFYKFIFIFGVLNVHTLEEVLMWSLWFAVLVFLHLVVQLCKDRFEYLSFSPSTPLSSHARVLVLLVGLMLACLGLALLCGVLGRGQGIHTVAFMAAECMLVTVRTTHVIIRYSIHLWDLNHEGIWENKGSYVYYTDFFMELSLLGLDLVHHIHMLLVGNIWLSMASLVIFMQLRYLFHEVQKRIRRHKNYLRVIDNMEARFAVATPDELATNDDDCAICWDAMATARRLPCGHLFHNSCLRSWLEQDTSCPTCRMSLDAREGAGERGARQGGPREDGLGPEAEARPHINQHNHFFHFDGSRIASWLPSFSVEVSHTAGLRGSFQTSHAQLSSMARQIQGMFPQVPLQLVLQDLQRTSSLEVTTDNILEGRIQVPLHTQLAEGQARRVGPGPEDGRARPGSEDGRARPGQEDGRARPGQEDGRARPGQEDGRARPGPEDGRARPGPEDGRARPGPEDGRARPGPEDGRARPGPEDGRARPGPEDGRARPGPEDTAPELQEVRGCGFSQSTEERQKMLLQRKDELLLHARRRYQSRSSGDSASVVTNGNNMEEADEGPSSVSDSVTLRRRKLAAAAERRLQGRSYI, from the exons ATGCCTTTGCTGTTCTTGGAGAGAGTCCCTTGGCCCAGTCTACAGACGTACACAGCTCTGAGTGCTGTCTTGCTGGCCGCGACAGTCCTGAGTGCTTACAATACTGTCACGGAATCTGGAGAGTTAGTCCGCTATGTCACAGAGGAATCCCATACCAATCCTGAAGACGAGGAGTACGACCTCTTCACCAGCTACGGTGATGTAGCCAGTGATATCCTCTTGTACATGACCACTGACAGTGCTTTTGTTTGG GTGGTGGTGAATACAGCCTGTTGCATCCTAATGCTGATTGCAAAGGCGATCCAGTGCATTGTGTTTGGGCCTCTGCGTGTCAGTGAAAAACAG cacctgaAGGAAAAGTTCTGGAACTTTATCTTCTACAAGTTCATCTTCATCTTCGGGGTCCTGAATGTGCACACGTTGGAGGAGGTGTTGATGTGGTCTCTGTGGTTTGCTGTCCTGGTCTTCCTCCACCTGGTTGTGCAGCTCTGCAAGGACCGCTTTGAATAC TTGTCGTTCTCTCCCAGCACCCCGCTGAGCAGCCATGCGAgggtgctggtgctgctggtgggACTGATGCTGGCGTGTCTGGGCCTAGCGCTGCTCTGCGGGGTGCTGGGACGCGGCCAGGGGATCCACACAGTCGCCTTCATGGCTGCTGAG tGCATGCTGGTTACCGTGAGGACCACTCATGTTATCATCCG GTACTCCATCCACCTGTGGGACCTGAACCACGAGGGGATCTGGGAGAACAAGGGCTCCTACGTCTACTACACGGACTTCTTCATGGAGCTGTCCCTCCTGGGCCTGGACCTCGTACACCACATCCACATGCTG ctcGTGGGGAATATCTGGCTGTCCATGGCCAGCCTGGTGATCTTCATGCAGCTACGCTACCTGTTCCACGAGGTGCAGAAGAGAATACGACGCCACAAGAACTACCTGCGTGTCATCGACAACATGGAGGCCAG GTTTGCTGTGGCCACTCCAGACGAGCTGGCGACCAACGACGATGACTGCGCGATCTGCTGGGACGCCATGGCGACAGCCCGCAGACTCCCCTGCGGACACCTCTTCCACAA CTCCTGCCTGCGCTCGTGGCTGGAACAGGACACCTCGTGCCCTACCTGCCGCATGTCCCTGGACGCCCGCGAGGGggccggggagaggggggccaGGCAGGGGGGCCCCCGCGAGGACGGCCTGGGCCCTGAGGCCGAGGCCCGGCCCCACATCAACCAGCACAACCACTTCTTCCACTTCGATG GTTCTCGTATTGCCAGCTGGCTGCCGAGCTTCTCGGTGGAAGTAAGTCACACGGCCGGCCTGCGGGGCAGCTTTCAGACCAGCCACGCCCAGCTCAGCTCCATG GCCCGTCAGATCCAGGGCATGTTCCCCCAGGTGCCGCTCCAGCTGGTGCTGCAGGACCTGCAGAGGACCAGCTCTCTGGAGGTCACCACTGACAACATCCTAGAGGGGCGCATCCAGgtgcccctccacacacag CTCGCAGAGGGCCAAGCCAGACGTGTGGGCCCCGGCCCGGAAGACGGCCGGGCCCGCCCCGGCTCGGAGGACGGCAGGGCCCGCCCCGGCCAGGAGGACGGCAGGGCCCGCCCCGGCCAGGAGGACGGCAGGGCCCGCCCCGGCCAGGAGGACGGCAGGGCCCGCCCCGGCCCGGAGGACGGCCGGGCCCGCCCCGGCCCGGAGGACGGCAGGGCCCGCCCCGGCCCGGAGGACGGCAGGGCCCGCCCCGGCCCGGAGGACGGCAGGGCCCGCCCCGGCCCGGAGGACGGCAGGGCCCGCCCCGGCCCGGAGGACGGCAGGGCCCGCCCCGGCCCGGAGGACACAGCCCCGGAGCTCCAGGAGGTCAGGGGTTGTGGCTTCTCCCAGTCGACCGAGGAGAGGCAGAAGATGCTGCTTCAGAGGAAGGATGAGCTGCTGCTGCACGCTCGCAG gaggtATCAGAGCAGGAGTAGCGGGGACTCTGCCAGTGTTGTCACCAACGGCAACAATATGGAGGAGGCTGATGAAGGGCCGTCCTCAGTGTCAGACTCTGTGACACTGCGGCGCAGGAAGCTAGCCGCGGCGGCAGAGCGCCGTCTGCAGGGGCGCTCGTACATCTGA